From one Nitrospira sp. MA-1 genomic stretch:
- a CDS encoding endonuclease/exonuclease/phosphatase family protein: MARVLQQVPQPPTSLDIRIVTYNIHRCCGMDRRIMPRRIAEVLSALHPDVIALQEVLGLGPKGRGQDELLGALMGMGWVMASARQRHGYPFGNMILSRFPIVDDARHDLSWRTRRGRCCQRADLRLGNQTLHVYNVHMGTGMRERKYQAERLAMILDQHQAAGPKIILGDFNEWGRGVTTDILTPRFQSLDIRPFVKRRRTYPGFLPLLHLDHIFYEGQIDVTHVHLPKSRTALIASDHLPLVADLRIHF; this comes from the coding sequence ATGGCCAGAGTACTTCAACAGGTTCCCCAACCACCGACTTCCCTCGATATTCGAATCGTGACCTATAACATTCACCGGTGTTGCGGGATGGATCGTCGGATCATGCCCAGACGGATCGCGGAGGTCCTATCGGCCCTGCATCCGGATGTTATAGCTCTACAAGAAGTCCTGGGACTTGGACCCAAAGGCCGGGGACAGGACGAACTTCTTGGTGCTTTGATGGGCATGGGATGGGTAATGGCATCTGCCCGGCAACGTCACGGGTATCCCTTCGGAAATATGATTCTGAGCCGATTTCCAATTGTGGATGATGCGCGACATGACTTGTCCTGGAGAACCCGGCGCGGCCGCTGTTGTCAACGCGCTGACCTCCGGCTGGGCAATCAGACCTTACATGTCTACAACGTGCATATGGGCACCGGAATGCGGGAACGCAAGTATCAGGCGGAACGCCTGGCTATGATCCTGGACCAGCATCAAGCAGCCGGTCCAAAAATCATTCTTGGCGATTTTAACGAATGGGGGCGCGGCGTCACCACCGATATCCTCACCCCACGATTTCAGAGCCTGGACATTCGCCCCTTTGTGAAACGACGCCGGACCTATCCGGGATTTTTGCCCCTGTTACATCTCGACCATATTTTTTATGAAGGCCAGATTGACGTGACTCATGTCCATCTTCCCAAATCTCGTACTGCACTGATCGCATCAGATCACCTTCCGCTTGTCGCCGACCTTCGCATACACTTTTAA
- a CDS encoding cation transporter, which produces MADCCNDKACEIEALQDRQSSILKIVLAINAVMFLIELTAGLLAGSVSLIADSLDMLGDALVYGFSIYVVARGARMKAKAALLKGGVMAAFGLFVLGQAGYKMIFPQVPVFEAIGAIGLLALAANSLCLLLLWRHRADDINMSSVWLCSRNDIIANVSVLCAAAGVWLTGSGWPDILVGFGLAALFLRSSLYVLRGAHTELRAVSPSN; this is translated from the coding sequence ATGGCTGATTGTTGCAATGACAAAGCATGTGAGATCGAGGCGCTTCAGGATCGCCAAAGCTCAATACTCAAAATCGTGTTGGCCATTAATGCGGTGATGTTCCTGATAGAACTCACAGCAGGACTGCTCGCCGGTTCTGTTTCTTTGATCGCGGATTCACTAGATATGTTGGGGGATGCATTGGTGTATGGCTTCAGCATTTACGTGGTGGCGCGAGGCGCAAGGATGAAAGCCAAGGCCGCCCTCCTCAAGGGCGGCGTCATGGCGGCCTTCGGGCTCTTTGTTCTCGGACAGGCGGGCTACAAGATGATTTTTCCGCAGGTTCCCGTATTTGAGGCCATTGGCGCCATTGGCCTACTGGCACTTGCGGCCAATAGCCTTTGCCTTCTCTTGCTCTGGCGCCATCGGGCCGATGACATCAATATGAGTTCCGTGTGGCTATGTTCCCGCAATGACATTATTGCGAATGTCTCGGTGCTGTGTGCCGCCGCAGGGGTATGGCTTACCGGTTCAGGCTGGCCTGACATTCTCGTGGGTTTTGGACTCGCGGCTCTTTTTCTCCGGTCTTCCCTATATGTCTTGCGCGGGGCTCATACGGAGCTTCGCGCCGTCTCTCCTTCAAATTAA
- a CDS encoding GNAT family N-acetyltransferase: MSAPSVTGALLSDYDRSIAALVTAFISDPFIRWMLPDAKQYLHYFPLVLKYFAGRAFDHGSAYRSEDYKAAALWLPPGVGPDEEAVAAVMQEGVAPELQGDAFALLERAGASHPPVPHWYLPAIGVEPMLQGEGYGSALLAHGLEVCDKGHVAAYLEATNSANIPLYQCFGFEIVGEIQAGSSPPIKPMFRAAR; the protein is encoded by the coding sequence ATGTCAGCACCGTCTGTAACAGGCGCATTACTATCCGACTACGATAGGTCAATCGCCGCTCTCGTCACCGCGTTTATCTCCGATCCGTTCATTCGCTGGATGTTGCCCGATGCCAAGCAGTATCTTCATTACTTCCCACTAGTCCTGAAGTATTTTGCTGGACGCGCCTTCGATCACGGATCGGCCTATCGTTCGGAAGATTATAAAGCCGCAGCGCTCTGGCTGCCTCCCGGCGTCGGTCCTGACGAGGAGGCGGTTGCTGCTGTCATGCAAGAAGGTGTGGCCCCTGAACTGCAAGGGGATGCGTTCGCCTTACTGGAACGGGCAGGCGCGTCACATCCGCCGGTTCCACATTGGTACCTGCCTGCCATTGGGGTTGAGCCAATGCTTCAAGGTGAGGGGTATGGCTCTGCCCTGCTCGCACATGGGCTTGAAGTCTGTGATAAGGGCCACGTCGCTGCTTATCTGGAAGCGACTAATTCGGCTAACATTCCGCTCTACCAGTGTTTCGGCTTCGAGATTGTGGGAGAAATTCAGGCCGGCAGTTCACCACCGATAAAGCCAATGTTCCGGGCTGCCCGTTAA
- a CDS encoding DNA alkylation repair protein yields MTRSHSLPCIPDAPRSIRKGVPLKTLLGSEAVDCLARNVRFVHPGFDATSFRKKALSGLEDLEFLPRGQHIAVALRQFLPDAYRNALQILLDSLTPPQTEADEFGLAEFFYLPHSFFIASYGIDPEYNGGEDPFDISMNALHALTTRFTSEFAIRPFLIQQQNRTLSQVMKWTHDQNPHVRRLCSEGLRPRLPWAKRIPAFIKDPSPTFPILELLKDDSSLYVRRSVANHLGDIVKDHPELVIETCRRWLSGNSSNDSKWLVRHAIRHLVKKKNGAALALRNSAT; encoded by the coding sequence ATGACGAGGTCGCATAGCCTTCCCTGCATTCCCGATGCGCCACGTTCGATTCGGAAGGGCGTCCCCCTCAAGACTTTGCTTGGCTCGGAAGCAGTTGACTGCTTGGCGCGAAACGTCCGTTTCGTGCATCCGGGGTTTGATGCAACGTCATTTCGGAAGAAAGCCCTCTCCGGGCTGGAGGATTTGGAGTTTTTGCCGCGTGGTCAGCATATCGCAGTTGCACTAAGGCAATTCCTGCCCGATGCTTACAGAAATGCTCTTCAAATCCTTCTGGATTCTCTTACACCGCCGCAAACAGAAGCTGATGAGTTCGGGTTAGCTGAGTTCTTCTATCTCCCACATAGCTTCTTTATTGCCAGCTACGGCATCGATCCGGAATACAACGGAGGAGAAGACCCCTTCGACATTTCTATGAATGCCCTGCACGCCCTGACCACTCGATTCACATCGGAATTTGCCATTCGTCCGTTTCTTATTCAACAGCAGAATCGAACGTTGTCACAGGTCATGAAATGGACGCATGATCAAAATCCACACGTCCGGCGCCTGTGTTCGGAGGGTCTGCGGCCACGGCTGCCTTGGGCAAAGCGGATCCCCGCATTCATCAAGGATCCATCACCAACATTCCCGATTCTGGAGCTTCTCAAGGATGATTCGTCCTTGTATGTACGGCGCAGCGTGGCAAACCATCTTGGAGACATTGTCAAAGACCATCCAGAATTGGTTATCGAGACTTGCCGTCGCTGGCTAAGTGGGAACTCGTCCAACGATTCCAAGTGGCTTGTCCGGCACGCCATACGTCATCTTGTGAAGAAGAAAAACGGCGCGGCGTTAGCACTCCGGAATTCTGCAACATAG
- a CDS encoding FAD-dependent oxidoreductase has protein sequence MPNHYHSLPGKSNSLWLDTTPETSFPSLQSGLTVDVAIIGGGLVGLTAATLLKAQGKTVAVLEAERIIQGVTGHTTAKITSQHKLIYDDLIRHFGEEKARAYAEANQAAIEQIADLVRAKHIDCDFFRTEAYTYTESEDEVNQIKAEADAALKLGLPATFTHETPLPFAVKAAVRFDNQAQFHPRKYLLALAQDIPGEGSFIFERTRVVNVEEGEPCAITTEQGAIAARSVIVASHFPFNDKALYSFRLHSHRSYVLAARVVEPGPLGMFISTEPSYSVRSYPVPGGDWLLVGGEGHKTGQGDDTVARYQRLEQWARERFTIESVEYRWSTQDNRTIDGVPYIGWYGPSSRHLYVATGFAGWGMTNSTVAGMLLRDLILERENSWSEVFDPNRANLAGVPDLVGQGADIVKHFVGDRMTNETPDSIALGEGKIVKTERGKVAMYKAEDDTVSTLSPVCTHMGCFVQWNPAEKSWDCPCHGSRFAADGKVLHGPAIKDMEKM, from the coding sequence ATGCCCAATCATTATCATTCTCTGCCCGGCAAATCGAATTCACTCTGGCTCGACACGACCCCGGAAACAAGTTTTCCATCCTTACAAAGCGGATTGACTGTGGATGTGGCCATTATTGGCGGTGGCCTTGTCGGCTTAACGGCGGCCACGCTGCTCAAGGCTCAGGGAAAAACCGTCGCGGTGCTGGAAGCCGAGCGCATTATTCAGGGCGTGACCGGCCACACGACCGCCAAAATAACTTCACAGCACAAATTGATTTATGATGACCTCATTCGCCATTTCGGGGAAGAGAAGGCGCGTGCTTACGCCGAGGCGAACCAGGCCGCTATCGAACAGATCGCCGATCTTGTTCGAGCTAAACACATCGACTGCGATTTCTTCCGCACCGAGGCCTACACCTATACGGAGTCCGAGGACGAGGTAAATCAGATCAAGGCTGAAGCGGACGCGGCATTGAAGCTTGGGCTTCCGGCCACTTTCACCCATGAAACGCCGTTGCCTTTTGCGGTAAAAGCCGCTGTGCGCTTCGACAATCAGGCACAATTCCATCCGCGTAAATACTTGCTGGCTTTGGCGCAAGACATCCCCGGCGAGGGCAGTTTCATCTTTGAAAGAACTCGCGTCGTGAATGTGGAAGAAGGCGAGCCGTGCGCCATCACCACCGAGCAAGGCGCGATTGCCGCGCGCTCGGTCATCGTTGCCAGCCACTTTCCTTTTAACGACAAAGCTCTGTACTCCTTTCGTCTGCATTCGCATCGGTCCTATGTGTTGGCTGCCCGCGTGGTGGAGCCGGGCCCCCTTGGCATGTTTATCAGCACGGAGCCGTCTTACTCTGTGCGGAGCTATCCGGTGCCCGGAGGTGACTGGCTTTTGGTCGGCGGCGAAGGACACAAAACCGGACAGGGCGATGATACGGTGGCCCGATATCAAAGGCTTGAGCAATGGGCGCGCGAGCGGTTCACTATCGAGTCGGTGGAATACCGCTGGTCAACACAGGACAATCGCACCATTGACGGAGTGCCGTACATCGGATGGTATGGACCATCTTCACGGCATCTCTATGTCGCCACCGGCTTTGCCGGCTGGGGCATGACCAATAGCACCGTGGCCGGAATGCTCTTGCGCGACTTGATTTTAGAACGCGAGAATTCGTGGTCGGAAGTGTTCGACCCGAACCGCGCAAATCTGGCGGGAGTCCCGGATTTAGTCGGGCAGGGAGCCGATATTGTTAAACATTTCGTCGGCGACCGCATGACGAACGAAACACCTGATAGTATCGCGCTTGGTGAGGGTAAGATTGTGAAAACGGAACGGGGGAAAGTGGCGATGTATAAAGCGGAAGACGATACGGTGAGTACCCTGTCGCCGGTCTGTACTCATATGGGTTGCTTCGTACAATGGAACCCGGCGGAAAAGAGTTGGGATTGTCCGTGTCACGGCTCGCGTTTCGCCGCTGACGGCAAAGTACTGCATGGACCGGCCATCAAAGATATGGAGAAAATGTAA
- a CDS encoding type II toxin-antitoxin system RelE/ParE family toxin codes for MKIHWTKTAEAHLDAIYAHISQDSKTYALRIVDRITKRSKQIGMFPLSGRQVPEYDVDQIREVFFGSYRIIYHIKADQIDVVAVVHGAMNVLHEEEE; via the coding sequence ATGAAAATCCATTGGACGAAGACAGCGGAGGCACATTTGGATGCCATCTATGCGCATATATCTCAGGACTCAAAGACCTATGCCTTGCGAATAGTGGATCGAATTACAAAAAGATCAAAGCAAATCGGCATGTTTCCTCTGTCGGGTCGGCAGGTACCAGAATACGATGTAGACCAAATACGAGAAGTATTTTTCGGTTCATACAGAATCATCTATCACATTAAAGCAGATCAAATAGATGTCGTTGCAGTGGTTCATGGCGCAATGAACGTGCTTCATGAGGAGGAAGAGTGA
- a CDS encoding DGQHR domain-containing protein: MTEKKRRYSISQVTQGSHKFYTCTIPSDVLAKCCFVSTRDEDPQKGFQRILDKKRAAEIAKYIDSGLGTIPSSIILSAQEEADLKIVGKGKTVEFNDTPKAFLILDGQHRVYGFSLAESTLRIPVVIYNDLSRRDESRLFIDINSKQRGVPNELLLDIKNLAEYESNEENLMREVFDLFNSDPESAFLNKFSASSRAKKKITRVTFNNSIKPLLNVFRGKDAEEIYSVLNSYFLAFIIGLKEINCDESILGAVVFRAISNFFPIAASKLKDRHGANYSVDNFYEAMEGLFSRIKPARFNSPGTSYKALSDHLEDNIKSEFTL; encoded by the coding sequence ATGACAGAGAAAAAACGTAGATACTCAATCAGCCAAGTTACTCAAGGAAGCCATAAGTTTTATACATGCACAATCCCTAGCGATGTGTTGGCGAAGTGTTGTTTCGTTTCCACAAGGGATGAGGACCCTCAAAAAGGGTTTCAGCGAATATTAGACAAGAAGCGGGCTGCAGAAATAGCCAAGTATATTGACTCAGGCTTAGGCACTATCCCTAGCTCAATTATTCTTTCAGCCCAAGAAGAAGCGGACCTCAAAATTGTTGGGAAAGGGAAAACAGTTGAATTTAACGATACTCCAAAGGCATTTTTAATTCTAGATGGGCAGCACAGGGTGTATGGATTTTCTTTAGCCGAATCTACATTGAGGATTCCAGTAGTTATATATAACGATTTATCCCGCCGCGATGAATCAAGACTATTTATTGATATCAATTCTAAGCAGCGAGGCGTTCCCAATGAGCTTTTGTTAGACATTAAAAATTTAGCTGAATATGAAAGCAACGAGGAAAACTTGATGAGAGAGGTATTTGATCTCTTTAACAGTGATCCAGAAAGTGCATTCTTAAATAAGTTTTCTGCTTCTTCCAGGGCGAAAAAAAAGATCACGAGAGTCACTTTCAACAATTCAATAAAACCCTTGCTTAACGTATTTAGAGGAAAAGATGCTGAAGAAATATATTCCGTATTAAATAGTTATTTTTTGGCTTTTATTATTGGCTTGAAAGAAATTAATTGCGATGAGTCGATATTAGGAGCTGTTGTGTTCCGTGCTATATCAAACTTTTTCCCAATCGCTGCCTCGAAATTGAAAGACCGGCATGGTGCTAATTACTCTGTGGATAATTTCTACGAAGCTATGGAGGGGTTATTTTCGCGTATTAAACCGGCCAGATTTAATAGCCCTGGAACCTCTTATAAAGCTCTATCAGATCATCTAGAAGATAACATCAAGTCAGAATTTACTTTGTAA
- a CDS encoding DUF2283 domain-containing protein, whose protein sequence is MPTFESILPDLATEVGAVLAGEGRTALIPQIASVIVDRCTYDETAYAGYIYFIRPSPSPHFANLAAPVAETIPFLKDGFNIDVDHDGNLFGIEFLSRPDVIKKLRKANTL, encoded by the coding sequence ATGCCAACATTCGAATCAATCCTACCAGACTTAGCTACGGAAGTTGGAGCTGTCCTGGCTGGGGAAGGCCGCACTGCGCTTATACCACAAATCGCATCAGTAATTGTTGATCGGTGTACCTATGATGAAACAGCTTATGCTGGTTATATCTATTTTATTCGTCCATCTCCAAGCCCCCACTTCGCGAATCTTGCGGCACCTGTTGCTGAAACAATTCCATTCTTAAAAGATGGTTTCAATATCGACGTCGATCACGACGGCAATCTCTTTGGAATTGAATTTTTGAGCCGACCAGATGTTATCAAAAAGCTAAGGAAAGCAAATACACTCTAG
- a CDS encoding M48 family metalloprotease: MNIGKFLANVTILSLLLSSMGCGGSQSGQSSQQTDLIGGLGAALGMKQQKIDLLKKGVGVVQAMEPIGEEEEITLGEAVAVEAFSRFGGEYSNPAWTRYINLVGKTVAEVSDRPTLNYHFAILNSQEQNAFAAPGGYIFITVGLLKTLNNEAELAGVLAHEIAHVTQKHMLDAIRRGALMGSVSELSLTAMKQDPAMFSSVIDEMTDLLFTKGLDKDKEFEADVVGVEYAYRAGYNPQGLEDYLQTLAKEEGHVESKFFTTHPSTTLRISKIDTLLKNYSDIKGLPFLTERFHQYVKAG, translated from the coding sequence ATGAATATCGGTAAATTTCTTGCGAATGTCACCATTTTGAGTCTCCTCTTGTCCAGCATGGGGTGCGGGGGATCACAATCCGGGCAATCGTCGCAACAAACGGATCTCATAGGAGGTCTCGGTGCGGCCCTCGGCATGAAACAACAAAAAATCGATCTTCTGAAAAAAGGCGTCGGGGTTGTTCAAGCGATGGAGCCTATTGGAGAAGAAGAGGAAATCACGTTGGGGGAAGCCGTCGCGGTGGAAGCCTTTAGCCGTTTCGGCGGTGAATATTCGAATCCAGCCTGGACACGCTATATCAATCTAGTGGGAAAGACGGTGGCGGAAGTCTCGGACCGGCCAACCCTGAACTATCATTTCGCCATTCTTAACAGCCAGGAACAGAATGCCTTTGCCGCTCCCGGTGGCTATATATTCATCACCGTCGGCCTCCTGAAGACCCTGAACAATGAAGCCGAATTAGCCGGCGTGTTGGCCCATGAGATTGCGCATGTCACCCAGAAACACATGCTGGACGCCATTCGCCGGGGAGCCCTGATGGGCAGTGTCTCGGAACTGTCCCTCACCGCCATGAAACAGGATCCGGCGATGTTCTCCAGCGTCATCGATGAAATGACGGACCTCTTATTCACGAAAGGACTGGATAAAGACAAAGAATTTGAAGCCGACGTGGTTGGGGTAGAGTATGCCTATCGGGCAGGCTATAACCCGCAGGGACTGGAAGATTATCTGCAGACATTGGCCAAAGAAGAAGGGCATGTGGAATCCAAGTTTTTCACCACGCATCCTTCCACCACCCTCCGTATCTCCAAAATCGATACCCTTTTAAAGAATTATTCCGACATCAAAGGTCTGCCGTTTCTCACCGAGCGTTTTCACCAATACGTGAAAGCGGGGTAA
- a CDS encoding SH3 domain-containing protein, translated as MPDRIARVIVGVVFLTLAAWMIPTTNWAATLYAKQDDVKVNAEKSPTSAVVATLALGDAVTVLSEEGRLAKVKTATGKTGWVFKFRLAEEKPSTGGGGLGLSGLTGRNTIAARESRAGGSIRGLKESTEQYAKAKNIKKEDRDAVDHMEAFSIAPEEFMQFKKAGNLGEFSGGAQ; from the coding sequence ATGCCAGACCGTATCGCTCGAGTAATCGTCGGAGTCGTCTTCCTCACATTGGCTGCCTGGATGATTCCAACAACCAATTGGGCAGCGACACTTTACGCCAAACAGGATGACGTCAAAGTCAATGCTGAGAAATCTCCCACCTCCGCCGTCGTCGCCACCCTGGCGCTAGGAGATGCCGTGACCGTCTTGTCCGAAGAAGGTCGACTCGCCAAAGTCAAAACCGCCACAGGAAAAACAGGCTGGGTATTTAAATTCCGGCTGGCAGAAGAAAAACCTTCCACGGGTGGCGGCGGGCTTGGCCTCTCCGGCCTCACGGGGCGGAACACCATTGCCGCCCGAGAGTCCCGGGCAGGAGGCAGCATTCGAGGCCTCAAGGAATCCACCGAACAATATGCCAAAGCCAAAAATATTAAAAAGGAAGACCGTGATGCCGTGGATCACATGGAGGCCTTTTCCATTGCCCCGGAGGAATTCATGCAGTTTAAAAAAGCTGGGAACTTAGGAGAATTTTCGGGAGGTGCCCAATGA